GCCCGTCGACGGGAACGGCGGCGGCCACCTCGCGCTCGGCGTCCGGATAGAGCCGGTCCGCTTCGAGCTGCTCGTAGGCGATGGCCATCTCCACGTCCAGGACGGGCCACTTGGCGAGGTAGTACCGCCAGTTGACGATCTCCGTCTCGGACTGGTCCACCTGGTTGCGCGGGTGCGGGAGGTGGACGCCGTAGACGCCTTCCCCCAGCACGATGGGCGTGCCCGTGCGGGAGACCCGGCGGGCCCATTCCTGGTCCTCGGGGCCCCAGCCGCGGAAGCCCTCCTCGTAGGTGAGGCCGTGCTCCTTGACGATCTCCGCGGGTACGGCGACGAGGGCGCCGCAGGCGTAGACCCAGGGGAAGCGCGCGAAGGCCGACGCGTACTCCGGGGTCCAGCGGGAGTCCAGCTGGACGTTGCCCTCCGTCTCCAGCTTCGCGAGGACCTTCCGGTAGTCGCTGAACGGGAGGACTTCGACGCTCTCCACGTCACGCCTGATGACGTCGTCGTAGCCGATCATCTGGCCGACCACGCAGATCTTCTGCCCGTGCTGGAAGTAGCGGGTGTAGAGGTTCTCCAGGAACCTGGAGGGCACCACCATGTCCGCGTCGAGAACGACGAGGACCTGCCCGGAGATCTGCCGCAGTGCCAGGTTCCGCGCATGGCAGAGATTCCACTCGGCGCCCGACATCACCGTGATGATGTCGAGACGGTCCGAGAACTCCTCGCACACGGCGGTGAACTCCGGGGAGTACTCCAGCGCACCGACGACGACCTCGAACTCCGAACGGTCCATCGTCTGTTCGGCGAGCGCGGCGAGGGCGAGCCTGACATTGTCCAGG
The DNA window shown above is from Streptomyces sp. NBC_01451 and carries:
- a CDS encoding glycosyltransferase — its product is MGAPKFSIVIPYKQRLDNVRLALAALAEQTMDRSEFEVVVGALEYSPEFTAVCEEFSDRLDIITVMSGAEWNLCHARNLALRQISGQVLVVLDADMVVPSRFLENLYTRYFQHGQKICVVGQMIGYDDVIRRDVESVEVLPFSDYRKVLAKLETEGNVQLDSRWTPEYASAFARFPWVYACGALVAVPAEIVKEHGLTYEEGFRGWGPEDQEWARRVSRTGTPIVLGEGVYGVHLPHPRNQVDQSETEIVNWRYYLAKWPVLDVEMAIAYEQLEADRLYPDAEREVAAAVPVDGQQLGVVRGTVNGRSVLVVGAAIDSRTHAPAPSIGTMFDDQTPREVLPLAGLALPYPDQSIDECRVLPPVLELSTRFRDTILKEAERVALKLVDPVAEELR